From Hypomesus transpacificus isolate Combined female chromosome 3, fHypTra1, whole genome shotgun sequence:
CAGGAACACGACATTGGATTTTCCGTTCTATGTGAGCACGCACAGTGAGAGACGAGAGCAGCAGATAAGGCTTCCATTGATTGGGCCACGTGGCAGGCTTTTCTTCATACAACAGGCTGAATGCACACTGACCTTTAGGTGTATGTATTATAAGAACAGAATAAGAACACGGACTTGATTTTCTCAAGGCCTCATGCCATTTGAGGGACTCCAGGCATCCATGGCTACAAGCCACAAAAGCATTTCTTGCTTCAAAGAATTCCTTAAATCTGACAATAACATCTGTCCATGTTGTTGGCATTTTGGTCCTGAAATCAACACAACTCATTCCGGAAACATATGGGTTCATTTCTTTCCAACGCTCTTGCTGCGATCTGGGTGACTCAGACAAATTCAATTCAACACCTGCCTGCGTTGAGAGGGAGGTTCTTTCCTCTGCAGTGACGTCACCTACAGTATCTCACAAGGGAACGTTCCTCTTCCcctcataaacaaacacaaacaagcagGCCTTGAGGGCTAATTACTAGCTATCTGCTTCATCCTAACATCCAGGAGGGAGACATGGGACAGCTCCAGACAGTGGGCAACGCTGCCATCCTGACTGGAAACTCTGCCGCTTCACTCCCAGGTTGCTGAACCAGGTGTCATGTCCTCAGGCACAGGGTTAGTCAGCCTACAAAATAAGCAGCTGTTACTGTCCGCCTGCACAACGACGAGAGGCACACAATGCCGTGGTTGGGatgggatgctgtgtgtgtgtgtgtgacagcatggAAACAGGACTCTGGTAAAATGGCATCCACTCATTCTGTCCTCTGAGATACATTATAGGGGGAGAAAATATTTTCGACTGTGATGACCTGCACAAGTGCTTGGCTGCAAACTCCTATTATTTACTACCtatgtttccccccactctctctttctttccccctctaGCTTTTTTACCCCCTCTGATTCCCCTTACATATTGGCAAATTTGATATGCTCCCGTCACTCACTCAATCtttctctccaacacacacacctcctagtGTGAAGTGAAATATGATTGAGTGCCCTCTGAAATTAGGAATGCTTGTTATTGACGTCTCCTTGACTAccatcacctctctcctctttcccagcATGCTCAGTGACTTAAGCCTGCTGATCTAAGAGGGGTGATGAACTTTCaaccctgacccttgacccagaCCCTCATTAAGCCTGTTGCCCCGTTAGATTAAAGGAATTCTGCCAAGGTAAAGAATAATGGAAAGTTTGTTTAATTATGCGGCAATGAGTCAATGTTGGAGAGATTAAACAGAAGTTCCTGTTTTGGCAGGTTTTGTATTAACAGGGTTCCTGAAACATGTGGTTGTGCTGTGTCTGCAAAGTCTGTAAATGTGCTCACTGCTCAGGTGCATTTTACCTATCAAATACACATACAAAGCCAGCATAGCAACAGCAGGCCTGGACCCTTGCTAACACACcttggctgggtttcccagattcgttaagaagctcttgacgctaagatcttctttggaacgttctaagagcgctctagaacgctcttagaacgttcctaagaagctcttagcattaagagctttttaacaaatctgggaaacccagacCCTGGcagtatgcaaacacacacagggctgattTGCAAGTGCAGCCTTGCTTTGTCTGACACTGACACTTGTCTGCCTAGAAGCCAAGGAAAAATCATTACAATTCAACTCGTTGTTTCCTATATTTCCTTTATtcgctcttttttttctcatgcAGACTCAGACCAAACGTCCTTGACTATATACTAGACTATATACTAGACTATATACTAGACTCCGATCGGTTTGAACTTTTGACGGGGGGGGTACTTCTCAGCTAGGGCAATTTTGGACACCACTTCCAACTCTGTGGAAGCCTGCACTTGGTGATAAGAGAGACGTGGACCAAGTGTTCCTGTGGGCTGGCAGCACAGTAGTACTGAGCCTCTTCAAAGGGGAACAGTTACGGTCTGACTACTCTCAGCCCAGATATGGAATCCTACACACTCTGATGGACTATACGTGTGTTTCCTACCtctgtttgtttctctctccctccccctctcaatgAACTGGTAGGGTTCCAGTGAGAGGCGATACAGACTGATTTTATTTACGGTAGGCAGGACATTTAATCAATGCTTTAAATTAATTAGGAATGCAGCAACCTAATCAGCAGAGGGGCCCAGTCTCACACTAAAATGTCGTCCTTTCCAAAGTAACCTCATCCTATCCTACGTTGTTTTGAAAATGCATCAGCAATTGTGCTTCATACAATGTAAATATTTCACTGTGACTGCGTAGAAATACTGTTGGGATAATTTGCCGCACACTTTCCAAACGAGAGTGAGAAGGTTGTTCTGGCCAACATAACAGTGTGGTTAGGTGATAGGCCATGTGACAGGTGAGATAGGCCATGTGACAGGTGAGCACTGCAGTGTTTCAGCTCTGTCTGTCACCAGGCTTATTGCAAAGAAACAGAGCCCTGAGGAGTCATTCAAAAGCCACCAAATTGGGACTAATGTGGCATCATACTGCCCCCTAAAGGCCAGCCACTGTAACTACAGTTTACAGTCACGACGACCAGGTTTACTGTTCAACGAGAGAATGGACTAGTGTGTTTCATTTTACTACCATCCCGTCCTGGACGTGACCTTTACCTCAACACTGAGTGCTCTGTGTGAACCTATGATTTGTagatcccccccaaaaatggcTGCATGGAGTTTCGCATATACCCCCTGTACCTGTTTTACATGGCAATGATATTTCCCGTAACAATCTGCGCCAACATCTAATGGAGTTCCCCACAACAGAGAGATGAGTCTCAGGCTGACGGCATGGACCACAAGCACGATGGATAATTACCCTCACCTGAGCACCACAACATTATTCCATCCCTTTTTGGTGCCAGGATGTTGGGCCCCCCAGATCAGCCTCTGATGTGCAAAAGCTCTACAGCCTTGGTTGTCACAGGATGACATACAATTCCAACAGTGGGGTGAGGTGGGAATGTGATAATACTGATGTTCAACCATTGTGTTCCTAGAAAAGTATGTTGCTAAACCTGATGGACATTGTCCTCAAGCCTGTGCTATGTGCCAGGACCTCTCCCCACAGTACACTGTACACTCGATCATtacaatacacaaacacaactacTCTTCTAAGAAGGAAGTGTGGTGGGATGCCAACCTTCCAGTATTTTACAACTGCAGTGTGAAGGGGAGCcagttggctgtgtgtgtgtgtgtgtgtgtgtgtgtgagagagtttgtgtgtcagTCTCCAGAGCTGCCAGCCTGCCAGTCTCCCACTGGGAGGAGGTGAGCTGGGGCAGACCAGCAGGTCCATCCTGACAGGCCATGACAGCCAGGGACTTAGTGAGGAGCCCCACTGGGACAACTCCAGTCTATTTGTACAGGCCGTCACTTCTTAGCTCCAACTTGAACCATAATTCCCTCGACAGGCGGAACAGTTCATTTTTCTGTAATTCAATGTTTGTATTGACATTTGGGTTGTGTTCAAGCCAACACTGTTAGTGCACTGAAAGCCAAAAGTTGAATTGCAATGTGTTActtctctctttgttttcaCTGTTTCAAAAATGTCGAAATTCAACAGctacttttatccaaaacgtacaggggggatttgaacctgcaaatTCTTGATCTTCAGGCAAATATTCTATCACTGAGCtattcccacccatccttcataTCTCAGTGACGCATAGCCATTCGATTTAAGGACATCTTCCGTGAAGCCAATTAGTGTTGTTTCCTGCTTTAAAGTAAACCAGGCCAAAAATGCACCAGGGACCATGTGCTCGCTCTCCCTTGTCGTGCTGACTAAACACCTCCACCGGTCATAGCAGCTCTTAATTGGCAGAGCAGTGAGTGCCGTGTGGTGGAGGTAGGCAGCTagagctcccccctcccccctcccccgctctcccccctccctctagtCTCCACCCTCTCTTTGTTCTGCTCTGACTGAGGCCAGGCGAGAGCTGGACGACTGGTTAAAATAGGAACGTTAAGTCGTGATGGGAGTTATTTTTCCTCCTTTAAGTGAACGAGAGATCCTGCAGACTAGCTCGTGTCGGCACACTGGAACGACTAGCTGACACCTTTATTGTGAGGTGACACAGAAGTGTTTCGAACATGAGTATCAAAGGTGATAAAGACTCTGTTTTTAACCTGAGTGCCAAAGGATGCGCTAACGTCTAACCTAGGCTTGGTCAGTGAAGTCCAAAGCCCTATCCCATTAGCGCTGGTAGGGACCTGAGAGGATTGTACAGGTGTACGCAACATGGCAGCAACTCCAACCAACCAAACACAGGGCAAGTTGAAGCTTTTACCACACGGCCTACAGCTGATGGAATCCCCTCCGATGACCACAAGTGCATTGTGGGTCAGGGCAGAGGAGTAGTCTTATGACGTATTCATCCTACTGTCTTGTTCAAGGCTTACTAGAGGCAAtggcagtgtctgtgtgtgtgtgtgtgtgtgtgtgtgtgcacgccagTTTCAAAAGTACCTGGCCAGCCCAGGCCAGGATTCATGACAAGAGAAAAAGCTGATGCACCAACCTTTATTTGACTTCACAACTGTGAGTAAGAGAGAACAGTTTGTCTGAAGGGACTTCCAGACTATAGAACCTTTCCTGGTATGTCTCAACAGAAATGCACTGAAGTATTCATGTAGTTAAGATACAAAAAGTGTGAACATGGCTACAGGCCTTCATGCACAGAACAACTATGGAGTAAATAAGACttgccccccctttccccctaacACGGCAGAGCTGTATAGTGTTGCCAGCTGTGTCAGGGGGGAGGTCACCTGGATGCAGACAGCTTGTGACAGTGCATTGTTGGCCTGTCTCAGATCACAGAACGGTGGactatgtatgtatgcatgtatgtattaGGTGGCATCATGCTAAACTATAATCAATTCAAAAAGGCACAATTCTATCTGCagtagtcccccccccccaccaaaagCACAGGAATATATACAGGCTAAGATGATCAGAAACTATACAAAGCAATAGGTCCTGTGGTTGGAAACAACGAGCATTACAGAGCTGTGGGAGGTGATATTGAAGCAGGCGTTTGAAGTGTTATGAGGGTTTTAAATGAACGGACGATCTACAATAGTCATCCTGGTGTTTATATGCACCACCATAAATATAGGCCGTTTAAAGTCCTGGTGGTCAATTAGGCGCTTTTATGTATCCTAGTTCAGGGAGTCATCCTTAAGCATGGATTAAACAGCAAAACATGTTGATTTAAACTAAATCGTAATTGACCCCTTCAGTCACCCGTCCATCCATCCTCAATGATCCTTTTGTTGCTACGATTTAATTTGTTTGTGGAATAAACTGCATTATGGCAAAGAAAATCACAGACATTTATTGGGGAATATAACAGGTCATATTTAATCCTTTAaaattttccttttttttttgttcgaAGCAACTGTACTGGTCTCACTGTACGCACGCTATTAGCATTCTGCTTTAAAGACAAGAAGCATAGGACACCACAAAGGCATTCGATTAAAACGTTTGCAGCAGCATTTCAAAAGAAGAGGAGACAACAGGCCAACGAGTgccttatttttttttctttttcaagtaTTCCGCATATCTGGAGTCAATCCATCCGAAACAGCCAGGATCCTTACAGTCTTCCATAGGAAGCCCAAAGCTCTCTGCCCACCCCACCCCATTTCACAATTATTGAAACATTTTGGCAAGCAATTGTCATGAAAATATATCAAATTTTAAAACTGGGGGTGGCATTGAAAACTATAAAAGAAAAGTGAATGaagagaaataaaataaaataataaaaacaaaatcccCTATCATTTAATCAGCTAGCGAGTCAACTATTTTTTTTCCTGAAGAGCACTGCTATAGAGAAGAGATAAAATCAAATGGTCGGGTTAATCAGTCAGTATCGTGTGTGAGATCGACTAGCCAGCCGGGTCCCATCAggagtttgtttttgttgtgtttttgttgttgttgatgctgcTGAACAcgagtacagagagaagagacaacTTTACAAAATGATCTTTTACCTACTGAGTGATGATTATGTCCCCTCAGTGTCTGTATGCTCTACCACTGGCTGTTTCTCAGCAGGGGCTTCCTCCAGCGGCTCACCCACTTCACTGTCTACGTCCTTTGAGGAGccgcgctcctcctcctcctcctcctgctgctgctgctgccggtcTGCGGGCTCTGCCAGGCTGAGGGGTTCCTCCAGGGTGGGGGGCTCCTCCAGGTTGGGGGACTGGGCCGGTGACATTGTTGGGGTTagtgtgggggagagggtggggctgggggcctgCTCAGGCACAGGTTCTGGTGAAGGCTCTGGGGTGGGCTCTGCCACTGTTTTAGTGTCCATACCAGCGCTCCCACTGCCCCAGTGGGGTTCTGGTTCGTCCTGTGGCTCCTCCTCTGAGGCCTTCTCTGGTTCCCTGGCCCACTGGGGGAGGTCCTTCTCCCTGGGGGAGTCTGTAGTCTCAGCAGGGGGGCTGGCAGACATGGGGGAGTGCTGGGGAGAGGCCTGCGCTCGGGTTGGCGTCTGGGCTCGGACTGGGGACTGGATCCTGGGGGGGGACGGTGACTGGGATGTGGTCTCTGATGGGACCTGGGGTGGGGCCTGCGTCTGAGGGGACGCATGGTCTTGGAGTGGCGTCTCCGTCCGGGGtggggtctgggcctgggggggTGACTGAGGCTGGGGCGGAGACTGAGCCCGGGGAGGTGTAGTGTGGTCCTGGGGTGGCGTTGGAGCCAGGTCCTGGACCAACGTCTCTGACTGGGGCTTGGAGGCTTGGCTCTGGGCTGGAGGAGCGGAGTGAACTGAGGCCGTGGGTGGAGACAGGGtcagggatggaggtgaggtCTTGGTTGGTGTTGGGGTTTGAGCTAAAGGCTGGGGCAACAGTGGGGGTCTAGTCTGGGGCTGCAGTTTCAGTAGCGTCAGGGGCTTGGTTTGGTTGAGGGTGAGGTTGGGGTTGAGGGTGGGGGTCGGCAGCAGAGGGGTGGGCAGCGGGAGCAGGGGCATCCAGCCTCCACGCTCACGCTGTTCTCTCTCgcggtctctctccctgtctttgtccCGGTCTCGGTCCCTTTCCCGCTCacggtctctctccctggtgccGCGCTCACGGCCTCgatctctctcccgctctcgctctctctcccgctcgcgGCTATGGCGGTTGCCGTTCAGCTCTCGCCGGAAGTCAAACTCTCGGTCGTCCCGATCCCTCTGCCGGTCCCAAGGGCGCCGCCGGTCGTCCAGGTCTTGGTGAACCTCGGGTTCGAAGGGCGCCGTGGCAGCGGAGGTAGCAGTGGCCGTGGGCGCCCCGCGATTCCAAGCCGGCCCGCTTCCACTCGCCCCAGCAGCCCCAGTAGCCCCGCCTGCTCCGCTAACCGCTGTTCCCCCCGCACGGCTCTCGAAGCGGCTGGGGAAGTTCTGTCCTGGGCTGGGCCGCTCCTCCTGCTGGAAGCCCTTGGACCCCCCGGCCTGCTGGCCTCTCTGCATGCTGTCCCGCTCGTCAAAGTCCCCTCTGGTCTGGCTCCAGCGGCTGTCTGGTGTGAAGCCTGCCAAGGCCTGGAGACGGCCCACTAGGCTgtttctggctggctggctgacaggGGTCTGGAGCAAGGCTGgccggcctcctcctccactacctccaccagcacctccaccagccccagcaCTAGCAGCACCCAGCTGCTCCATGTGCTCGGGGGGAGGGGTCCTCAGCAGGCCCGTGCTGGGCTTCTCAGGTGGGGGAAAGCGGTAGTCCTGATCCCCCTCCTGCTGGCTGCTGTCTCCTCCGGAGGAGGGCTCCTCCTCAGCCTTGTCTGCCGGGGCGCTGGAGACCCTGTTGAAGAGGTCCATCTGGGAGAAGGGGGCCCTGGCACGGGCCTGGGCTTGGGCTTGGAGGGAGGCATCTAGCAGGCCCTGCTGCATGAGCAGGGGGAAGCgggccccagccccctggagCAGGGTGGGACGCATGTCCATGGGCAGCAGGTTGGGCATCCTCTGGCTGGCCAGGCCTGACTGGTGcagggggtgggtgagggaggcggaggggtgCATGCCCAAGAGACCCATGCCACTCCGTACCGCGTTCTGCATgcctggagagagggaagagaagaaaCAGACATTATAAACCAGTACAGTACACAGCAAGCACCCATATAAAGCGCTACACCATCATGAACATAAGTCATACACCCAAAAAACGGATCCTGTAACACATGACATGAGGAGCATCTCCTGACCTTGCAGGGTAATCTCGGCCTGGGCGTCCATGCCGTCGGCTGACTGGCCCGTCTTGTCGTTAGCGCtctgctggggctggaggccTGCGGGGCTGTACACCCCTCCTCCGGGCAGGGCGGAGGGCATGTAGCTGCCAGGGATGGTCCCCGCGGGGGGGATCATGGCTCCGTAGGGGTTGTCCTTGACGCCGTCCTGGCTAGCGGACATGGAGGGCTGCACCAGGGCTGGAGGAGTAGGGGGAAGGGGACATGTGACCACTTAAGCCTAGCAGGCTAACAACTCAAATACGTGTTTATTTAGCAAAACACGTTGATCTAAAGCAGCAGTGAGGGATCTGAACCCACAACCTCTTAACCGGCAGACAAACTCGACCACTGCGCTACACCCATCCCCCGTTTACTGAGTCAGTGAGGTGAAAACCTACATGTAGGTCCGGAGGCCATGCCAGCTGTCTGTGGGACGCCTGCGGCCTGCATGAAGCCTGCAATACAGGGAATAGAGCTGCATCAGTGTCTGGCCTAGGCCAAGAGGAACAACCATGTGTTGAGATTTGGGGGGTGCCTACCTGGGGGAGGCTGCGAGGCGTTGAACCCAGCTCTGAGGAAGGGCGGTGGAGGGCCGTAGCCTGGCGGCGGCATCGCCATGGACacagggaaggatggaggcacGAGACCCACAGAGGGAACAGCCTGGGCCACCGGGAGCTagaaggagggatggacagggagggagggatggagggaggaagggaaagagggatTGAGGGAAAGATGTAGAGGGGGACGAGacggaggaaaggagagaggggggatggagggatgaaagtgGTAAATGAGTACAAATAACATAACATCACTTTATTAAGCATTAACAACACCTCATGAGTGATGGTCTGTGAAAAACGGCAGTGACACCGGGTCAGAGAAGCAGCGAGGTCTTGACCCTACAGCGCGTTGACGTGGACAGGCACGTGTCCCTCAGATAGGGGCCGATGCTCTCTAAGCTGCGTACTGAAGCCGCAGTCTAAACACACACTCGTCCCACAGAGACCCATCTGCTCGGCAGGGCCCACCCAGGAACAGACTAACAATGTGCAGCGGGCCAGGCACCgcggggggcaggaggagtacAGCTGGGGCTGACAGAGACAGGCGGACAGTCACAGGAAGGCCTCTGGTGTTGCGTTTCACACTGCTGAGTAACTCTAAACGAGACTTCATGAAGGCAGGGAAATAAGTGAAAGTAGGTAGGTGGTCTGTACAGCGGCTAGGCGACTTATAAGATAAGTCTAAATATGATACAGGTCTAGGTTAAGCTGAACTGTGGTGTTTTCATGATTCGCATGACCACACAGTTTAAAGTCCAAGGGGTGTCACTGTTACTGAGTTCTttgaccacacaaacacatctgaaCATGACTACGCTGAGCAGGTGGATGGCAAACTCTTTCCAGGACATGCCTTCCTTCATTATTCCTTCTCCTGCTTAGTTTGAAGTGCGTGTGTCTTGGGTGTACCTGTACAGGCATCATGGTGACCTGCTGGCTGTAGACCTCTGTCTGGGCGgtgctggcaggcaggggctcCACACTCCCCACCTGGCTCGGAGGCTCCTTGGCGGGCTCTGCGTTCTTGGCTGCCTCCCACTctgcagcaggagagagacggaggaggagagagggagggggatgaagtGAAGGGAGACCGTAGGAGGGAGAGTTACAGGAAGGACACAtaagaagggagagggaagaggaggaagacattggaggagggagacagaaagaggagggagaccaCAGTTTGAAAACATTCCACGACATGGAAGGGGGTTTAGTGGGTGAagtccctctttatctctcaagTGTTGGGTTTCTCTGTGACTTCCTGTA
This genomic window contains:
- the scaf8 gene encoding SR-related and CTD-associated factor 8 — encoded protein: MEAVKAFNGELYSLNEYKPPISKAKMTQITKSAIKAIKFYKHVVQSVEKFVQKCKPEYKVPGLYVIDSIVRQSRHQFGQEKDVFAPRFSKNIIGTFQNLYRCPSDDKSKIVRVLNLWQKNAVFKSDLIQPLLDMAAGLPPPTVTPLMSSSSAPVNNTTPGTPATPATPANLVQGLPDWASQISNTDTVAAVAQILQSPQGQQLQQLVQSLQMQQHKPQPSLLQALDAGLVVQLQALTAQLTAAATANTLNPLEQRVSSFNKKLLGQFDFGNDSERVEDVKKDTSSSQMPMVSESLNSSIFHQLAEQLQQQNLEQFQKQLMEHQQHQQKSMSMESQEAMYGMENSATPQSSNQPQLSQSDNKMDDSVDNQQQDMDMDLDEGPDGMEEDIFETDDKKAVSTRSRTRSRSRSRSPKRRRSRSRSGSRKRKHRKRSRSRSRDRKRKSSRSYSSERRAREREKERQKKGLPPIRSKTLSVCSTTLWVGQVDKKANQQDLTNVFEEFGQIESINMIPPRGCAYICMVHRQDAFRARQKLSTGSCKIGSKIIKIAWALNKGVKQEYKQFWDVDLGVTYIPWEKVKLDDLDGFAEGGMIDQETVNSEWEAAKNAEPAKEPPSQVGSVEPLPASTAQTEVYSQQVTMMPVQLPVAQAVPSVGLVPPSFPVSMAMPPPGYGPPPPFLRAGFNASQPPPGFMQAAGVPQTAGMASGPTSLVQPSMSASQDGVKDNPYGAMIPPAGTIPGSYMPSALPGGGVYSPAGLQPQQSANDKTGQSADGMDAQAEITLQGMQNAVRSGMGLLGMHPSASLTHPLHQSGLASQRMPNLLPMDMRPTLLQGAGARFPLLMQQGLLDASLQAQAQARARAPFSQMDLFNRVSSAPADKAEEEPSSGGDSSQQEGDQDYRFPPPEKPSTGLLRTPPPEHMEQLGAASAGAGGGAGGGSGGGGRPALLQTPVSQPARNSLVGRLQALAGFTPDSRWSQTRGDFDERDSMQRGQQAGGSKGFQQEERPSPGQNFPSRFESRAGGTAVSGAGGATGAAGASGSGPAWNRGAPTATATSAATAPFEPEVHQDLDDRRRPWDRQRDRDDREFDFRRELNGNRHSRERERERERERDRGRERGTRERDRERERDRDRDKDRERDREREQRERGGWMPLLPLPTPLLPTPTLNPNLTLNQTKPLTLLKLQPQTRPPLLPQPLAQTPTPTKTSPPSLTLSPPTASVHSAPPAQSQASKPQSETLVQDLAPTPPQDHTTPPRAQSPPQPQSPPQAQTPPRTETPLQDHASPQTQAPPQVPSETTSQSPSPPRIQSPVRAQTPTRAQASPQHSPMSASPPAETTDSPREKDLPQWAREPEKASEEEPQDEPEPHWGSGSAGMDTKTVAEPTPEPSPEPVPEQAPSPTLSPTLTPTMSPAQSPNLEEPPTLEEPLSLAEPADRQQQQQEEEEEERGSSKDVDSEVGEPLEEAPAEKQPVVEHTDTEGT